In Bacteroidota bacterium, the genomic window GTTGCAGTGGGTGATTATGCGCTTTATACAAATAACCCTTCCAACGCCAGTGGTGGCAACGCTGTTGATGGACATTATAATGCCGCGTTGGGCTATCAGGCAGGTTACAACAACACAACCGGCTCTAGAAATACATTTGCAGGAATGCAGGCGGGAATTAACAATACCAGCGGATGGGGTAATGTTTACGCAGGCAATGGTGCGGGATACAAACAAACAACAGGAGCTGCCAACACCGTTGTAGGTTATCAAGCCGGTTATGGGAGCGGAACAGGCGCTACGCATGTTTACAACAGCAATTCTTTTTTCGGCTATCAGGCAGGATATAAAGACACCAGCGGAAGCTACAACACCGCCATTGGCGAGCTGGCGGGCTATACAATAATGAGCGGAGACAGCAACACCTTTGTGGGCTATGGCGCGGATGCGAATGCAGCTAACCTGCACAACTGCGCGGCTTTTGGGTACGGGGCAATAACTAATGCCAGCAAAAAAATTGTAATCGGACATTCCAATCTTGCGACTGGCGGTGTAATTGGCGGTTATGTTGGATGGAGCAATCTTTCAGACGGAAGATTTAAAACTAATGTAAAAGAAGAAGTAAAAGGTTTGGAGTTTATTAAAAAACTTCGACCTGTCATTTACCAAATAGATATGAATAAACTAGATGCATTTCTAATGAAGAACGTACTACAGGAAAAAGATAGTTTAGGCAATCCGATACACACTCAGCCATCTTCTGCACCATCTATAAGTAGCGTACATACTGGATTTATTGCTCAGGAAGTAGAACAAGCGGCAAAGGATTGTGGCTTTACATTTGATGCTGTTAATGCTCCCAAAGACACTAACGACAATTATAGTTTAGTGTATGCACAATTCGTTATTCCCCTCGTAAAAGCTGTTCAAGAGCAACAAAAAATGATAGATACTTTAAGGGCTGCTGTTGATAGTTTGAAAGCAGTAAAACCATCAGGGCAAAGAATCAATCAACATGAAGGCAAAGGCGATACAACGTTAGAAATAAAACTGACATTGCCTGACGAAATCTCCATGAGCGAAGCCCGACCTAATCCAAATAATGGAAAAGCGGAGATTGATTATTACCTTCCTGCATCTGTTTCAAATGCTGAAATTATTTTCACAGATATGCTGGGCAGGATAATAAACAAAATGAAACTTGTATCCGGTTATGGTACTGTTGCTGTTGACACACAGAGTTTGCCGAACGGTAATTATATATATTCTCTTGTAGTAGATGGAAAAGTGATAGAC contains:
- a CDS encoding tail fiber domain-containing protein, yielding GTFVGYRAGYNVSSGSTNTFLGNLAGYSTTTASSNTFAGDGSGYKNTASDNVFYGVSSGYNNLSATPNTFIGRSAGYNNKYPQRNVAVGYQALYTQSNYGSNTTAFNTFNVAVGDYALYTNNPSNASGGNAVDGHYNAALGYQAGYNNTTGSRNTFAGMQAGINNTSGWGNVYAGNGAGYKQTTGAANTVVGYQAGYGSGTGATHVYNSNSFFGYQAGYKDTSGSYNTAIGELAGYTIMSGDSNTFVGYGADANAANLHNCAAFGYGAITNASKKIVIGHSNLATGGVIGGYVGWSNLSDGRFKTNVKEEVKGLEFIKKLRPVIYQIDMNKLDAFLMKNVLQEKDSLGNPIHTQPSSAPSISSVHTGFIAQEVEQAAKDCGFTFDAVNAPKDTNDNYSLVYAQFVIPLVKAVQEQQKMIDTLRAAVDSLKAVKPSGQRINQHEGKGDTTLEIKLTLPDEISMSEARPNPNNGKAEIDYYLPASVSNAEIIFTDMLGRIINKMKLVSGYGTVAVDTQSLPNGNYIYSLVVDGKVIDTKKMIKSK